GCTTGAAAAGTGAAATCTTAAATGCCCAATTGAATGAGGTTTCTTGGTTAAAAGTATACAGCGACTAATGTCCAAACTCTTTAATTAACTTTACGTACACTTAAGCGAAACGAATTAAGCTACAGAGATTAAAGCTAATCTAATCTTATACTATTACTAGTATACAGATCTTGAAATAATTTGTTTTAATTAAGGGCTAATTGATGGTCAACGACTCCGAATTCTTTATAGAAGAAAAATCCCACGAGCTTCAATTTACAACTGACGATTCAATAAAGAGAGATTGATGAAAAAGCGACAGCTGTTTAGTAGACAAGCAAGTATTAAACTCTCCTAATTAACCAACTAGTTCATTTTTGATGCTAGCCTGTACGTATCCAGTAAGCAAATTTAACCATGTTCTTTCTAAAGGATTAAACCAAACCCAAACCAAAACAAATAATATGAAAAATAAAATTTTAAATTAGAATATTTAACAAGATTGACCATCGGTGTAGCAACGGAGTCTCTTCACCGGAAAGTCATGCCGGAAACCACCGTGTGACGCAGCTGCTCGCCACTCTTCCACCAGCAAAGCGTCAAGCTCGACCTGATCGACCGCTCCAGTCGCAGCCCCAAGAAACTCGGCGAATCCACCGACACGCCCCGGAGGTTTGGCTTTCCGGCGACCGGCACCGACGGGAACATTCCGGAGAGCTCCACCAGCGGTCCAGTAACGCTGACAACCTCTGCAGAAGTGTCTTGGTTGTTTAACGTTATAATTATTAAAGTAACAGAACTTAGTCTCCATGCTCTTGCATCTCGGACATGCTATGATCTTGTCTGGACGCTTCTCCACCGTTAGATCCGTTGATGATGATCTGACGTCTGTTGTTGCTTGTACCTCTGGCTGTTGTTGGTGCACTTCTCTTTTAATCGTCGTTGTTGTGATATTACTGGCGTTGAATGTAATGGTTTTGCCGAAGAGTTTGATCCCTTGTGAATCTTGGGTCGCCATTGAAAATGAGAAGAGAGAGTGAAAAGGATGAGTTGTGATTAAGTTTCTTGCAGTGATGGAAGAGAGAAGAGACGTTTATAGTTTTATAGGATGAAGATTTTGATTTTTTTCTTTTTCTTTTATCTAAAAGGATTTCTGAATTATTATATCGTTTTCGTAGGAAAGGAGAGTAAATGGTCGACCAAAATAATTGGATCCGAAACGCAGAACCGAATCTCATCTAAAAAGTTATATTAACTCTGAATCAAAGCTTGTAAAATACATGAATGAATCCAAATCTTTAATTTTTAATGAATTAGAACTGAAATCAACTCAAACCAAAATATTTCAAGTATACAAAAATATTTGAATCACGATTATATATTTAAATATATTTATTTTAAAATTCAATATTTCAAATATTTCAAATACTGAAAGTTATGTAAAATACGTAATTTAAAAAAATCCAAAAATAAATACTTGAAATAGCAGAAAATATCCAAAAACCGGAAATACATATTGATTCTTCAACTAAATATCCAAACTGAACTAGTTTTCATGTTAGTTTTAGATATTTGATCATACATAATTCAAATATATATGTTATATTTTTTTTTGGATTTTTAAAATTTTCAAAACTATTGATTATTTTACATAATTTAAACAGATTTGCAAAGATCTTATCTGAACCCAAACAAAATTTATAACCTTAATGGAATTTAAACTCTTAATCCCGAAAATTTAAAATTGATACAAACCGAACTCGAATGCCCATCCGTAAGCAAAATTGTTAGTAGGGGTAGGCCTGAGACTTATTATCCGAGATCCGTTCCGGATCCGCTCCGAAAATAAGATATCCGGGCTGCCCGGATCCGAATCCGGATAGTAAAATCTTGGATCCACGGAAACCGAATCCGGATCCGGATATCTTAATTTTTAGGTCCGGATATCCGGATCCGGATCCGTATTTTTAAAACACATTAATTTTTAAATTTTATTAATATTTATATTTGATATATTAATATTTATACATGAATTAATATTATAATATTATATTTTAGTTTTTACAATATTATAGACATATATAAATATATTTATAAATCTTGTATAAATATTTAATTTAGGTATTATATTAAAAAATTTAGTTTTTTTTAATATTATTTTTTAGTTATTTTTACGGATCCGGATATCCGCGGGTAATAGAATTTTGAGACGGATATCCGAAATCTGGATATCTGGAAGCCACGAATCCGGATCCGGATACTCTAAATTTCTCGGATATCCGGATACGTCCCAGGTCTAGCAGGGGGAATACATATAGAAAGAATATAGTTGACACATTTATTACTTACTGCTTTCAAAACAAAATGTGTGTATTCCTTTTCTTTTTCTCCCAAATTGTATTCGTTTTTGTTGGAATAATGCTTTTTTTTTTTATCTTTTTCATGACTTTTTGATGATTTATACGAATTAATTATTTTACTATATTTAACTATCTTTAGTCACTACCAATAAATGAACTATGCAGGATAGTCTTTTCTGGTGCCACAACAACAAATGTCACTAGTAAAAACCTAATTAGTCTCCCTAGATATTAGACAATCTATACTATTATAGGAGAACTAGATTTTGAGGGTATATTTTTCCTTTTACATTAAAAAAAAATAATTTATATTTGGGTTTTTAGTCATATTTGTGTTTTTTCTTTGTATAATATTTTTTTTAAATGATTAATAAGAGATTTTAATAATTGTATTAAAATAGTTAGACCACCCTACATCAATAGGTCATGTTTCTATTTTAATAGAATATATCATTCTTAAGATTATGCCCCCGATTTTTCAATTAATTACAAAAATTGATATTACTTTTTTGAAAATTTTAAATGGTTTTCGGCCACATTAATTGCACCAGTCAGAAACAAGTATTTAAAAATGAATTTACAAACTCATTTCGGCAGTAAA
The DNA window shown above is from Brassica oleracea var. oleracea cultivar TO1000 chromosome C3, BOL, whole genome shotgun sequence and carries:
- the LOC106332376 gene encoding dof zinc finger protein DOF1.5-like; the protein is MATQDSQGIKLFGKTITFNASNITTTTIKREVHQQQPEVQATTDVRSSSTDLTVEKRPDKIIACPRCKSMETKFCYFNNYNVKQPRHFCRGCQRYWTAGGALRNVPVGAGRRKAKPPGRVGGFAEFLGAATGAVDQVELDALLVEEWRAAASHGGFRHDFPVKRLRCYTDGQSC